A window of Streptomyces sp. NBC_01241 genomic DNA:
CGCGGCCCGCTCCTGCTGGCTCTGCGTCTGTACGACCCAGCTGCCCGTGGCCGACGGGTCGAGACCGGCCGCGGGTGTCAGCGGCACGATCATCGGCGGTACATAGCCCTGGCCGGGCGCGGCCAGCGGGATGTTCGCCAGGTCCTCCGGCGGCAGGTGGACGAAGGCGGTCGCCTCGGCGTCGTACTCGCCGCCCTGCGGCGTCGGCTGCCAGCCCCCGTGCTGCGGCTGCTCCCGCTGCCCGTGGTGTTCGTTGTGGTCCTCGTTGCTCACGACAGTGCCCTCCCCAGCGCGCGTCGGGCCAGCGCGGCGACGGTGCGCCGCAGATGCAGTACGGCGGGGGGCAGCGGTGGTGCCTCTCCCCCGTCGGCGGGCGGTGCCTCGTCCGGGATGCAGGCCGCGGCGACGTACTCGCCGAAGGCGGCCAGCGCGTCGGAGGCCAGGCCCCGTTCGCCGTCCCAGTCGATCAGTGAGGCGATCCAGCGTTCGGCCTCCAGCGGCCGCAGCGGCATCGGCGCGATGGCACCGACCGCGCAGCGCACCCCGCGCCGGGCCGGATCGAGCACGATCGCGACGGACGCGGTGGCGCGGCCGGGACCGGTACGGCCGGTGGCCTTCAGGAAGACCTGGGGGGCGTGCAGCAGCGGTACGCGGACGAAGCCGATCAGTTCGGCGGGTTCGAGCATGTCGCGGCCGGCCAGCAGGTGCGAGACCGGGATCTCGCGGCGGGCGCCGCCCGGGCCCGCGATGACGAGTTCGGCCTCCAGTGCGGCGAGCACCGGCAGGGCGTCGCCGGTCGGGGCCGCGGTGGCGATGTTGCCGCCGAGCGTTCCGGCGTTACGGATCTGGGGCGGGCCCGCGGCGCGCGCGGACGCGGCCAGGGCGGGGATGAGGGCGGCGAAGTCGGGCCGCCCCATGCGTGCGTGGGTGAGTCCGGCGCCGAGCAGGGCGTGACCGTCCTGGTAGTGCCAGCCGCGCAGCTCGCTGATCCGGCCGAGGCCGACCAGTCCCGAGGGGCGCAGCAGCCCCTTGTTGACGGCCGCCATCAGGTCCGTCCCACCCGCCACGGGAACGGCTGCAGGCATCGCGCCGAGTGCCGCCACGGCCTCGTCGAGCGAGGCC
This region includes:
- a CDS encoding FAD binding domain-containing protein, with product MTMHAPQATQSVTLPASLDEAVAALGAMPAAVPVAGGTDLMAAVNKGLLRPSGLVGLGRISELRGWHYQDGHALLGAGLTHARMGRPDFAALIPALAASARAAGPPQIRNAGTLGGNIATAAPTGDALPVLAALEAELVIAGPGGARREIPVSHLLAGRDMLEPAELIGFVRVPLLHAPQVFLKATGRTGPGRATASVAIVLDPARRGVRCAVGAIAPMPLRPLEAERWIASLIDWDGERGLASDALAAFGEYVAAACIPDEAPPADGGEAPPLPPAVLHLRRTVAALARRALGRALS